A DNA window from Kitasatospora atroaurantiaca contains the following coding sequences:
- a CDS encoding BlaI/MecI/CopY family transcriptional regulator, whose product MVRQLGELENDIMTRVWQWNRPVTVREVLQDLQSERDIAYTTVMTVLDKLFRKGWLRREQVGRAYRYEPVSSREAYTAALMNDAWGTSDNPAAALVHFFGLMSPEQREALRDALRVAALFPTEPDPDPDPDPDTDPDTEETAGPPAR is encoded by the coding sequence ATGGTGCGGCAACTCGGAGAACTCGAGAACGACATCATGACCAGGGTCTGGCAGTGGAACCGCCCGGTCACCGTTCGCGAGGTTCTGCAGGATCTGCAGTCGGAACGCGATATCGCGTACACCACTGTCATGACGGTGCTCGACAAGCTCTTCAGAAAGGGCTGGCTGCGCCGCGAGCAGGTCGGCCGGGCGTATCGATATGAGCCGGTCTCGTCCCGTGAGGCATACACCGCGGCACTGATGAACGATGCGTGGGGGACGAGTGACAATCCTGCGGCCGCCCTGGTGCACTTCTTCGGCCTGATGTCACCGGAGCAGCGGGAGGCACTGCGCGATGCGCTAAGGGTCGCCGCCCTCTTCCCGACGGAACCCGATCCGGATCCCGATCCGGATCCCGATACCGATCCGGATACCGAGGAGACTGCGGGCCCGCCGGCACGATAA
- a CDS encoding immune inhibitor A domain-containing protein, with the protein MLPGTATAAPATPTNDPADAIQSTKVDHNLPGPLTEKVEAEQKAATEQLLAGTAKIEKHGSSTSIKLGRDKYVELARERTDKIFTILVDFSDQVDSTTKTADGKVKYGGTPGPQHNQIAQPDRAKNNSTAWQADYNQKHFQDLYFSSTQDSMKTFYEKQSSGRYSLEGQVTDWVKVPWNEARYGSDYCGQHVCNNAQDLIRDGINAWVADQKAKGQTDAQIKDTIAQYDKYDRYDYDHDGDFNEPDGYIDHFQIVHAGEDQSAGGGKQGTDALWAHRSYVYGSGAGQTGPSTNKLGGTPVGDTGIWIGDYTMQPENGGLGVFAHEFGHDLGLPDLYDTSGQGIDNSVGFWSLMSSGSWLGEGKDSIGDKPNDFDVWSKLQLGWLKYDKAKAGEISAHLLGPVEYNSKRPQALVVDLPNKTVTTEINTPFAGGNEWWSGSADNLNVTLARDVDLTGKTSATLSAKGWYDLEQDYDYGYAEVSTDGGANWTALDGTFNGTALPKDPSGKASLTGSSGNKWGDLSFPLDAYAGKAVKVRFHNTTDGGVHNKGFALDDIVVTVNGTPVFTDGAENGDNGWTATGFSRITGKFSKDYAQHYLVENRQYVSYDQTLKTGPYNFGFSTTKPDWVEHYANQNGLLIWLWDQSQTDNNVANHPGQGLVLPIDSHPTPIKWTDGTLMRPRLQGYDSPFGFERTDGLNLHKADVAANVPSEKGVRTFNDHTGKYWDASNQYSSVQVPDTNTRISVIYESLNKLETLVLVTPAK; encoded by the coding sequence ATGCTGCCGGGCACGGCGACCGCCGCACCGGCCACGCCCACGAACGACCCTGCGGACGCGATTCAGAGCACGAAGGTTGACCACAACCTCCCGGGCCCGCTGACCGAGAAGGTCGAGGCCGAGCAGAAGGCCGCGACCGAGCAGCTCCTGGCGGGCACCGCCAAGATCGAGAAGCACGGCAGCAGCACCAGCATCAAGCTCGGCCGTGACAAGTACGTCGAGCTCGCCCGCGAGCGCACGGACAAGATCTTCACCATCCTGGTCGACTTCAGCGACCAGGTGGACAGCACCACCAAGACCGCCGACGGCAAGGTCAAGTACGGCGGCACCCCCGGCCCGCAGCACAACCAGATCGCGCAGCCGGACCGCGCCAAGAACAACTCCACCGCCTGGCAGGCGGACTACAACCAGAAGCACTTCCAGGACCTGTACTTCAGCAGCACGCAGGACTCCATGAAGACCTTCTACGAGAAGCAGTCCTCGGGCCGCTACTCGCTCGAGGGCCAGGTCACCGACTGGGTGAAGGTGCCGTGGAACGAGGCCCGTTACGGCTCGGACTACTGCGGCCAGCACGTCTGCAACAACGCGCAGGACCTGATCCGCGACGGCATCAACGCCTGGGTCGCCGACCAGAAGGCCAAGGGCCAGACGGACGCTCAGATCAAGGACACCATCGCCCAGTACGACAAGTACGACCGGTACGACTACGACCACGACGGCGACTTCAACGAGCCCGACGGTTACATCGACCACTTCCAGATCGTGCACGCCGGTGAGGACCAGTCGGCCGGCGGCGGCAAGCAGGGCACCGACGCCCTGTGGGCCCACCGCTCGTACGTCTACGGCTCCGGCGCCGGCCAGACCGGCCCGTCCACCAACAAGCTCGGTGGCACCCCGGTCGGCGACACCGGCATCTGGATCGGCGACTACACGATGCAGCCGGAGAACGGCGGCCTCGGCGTCTTCGCGCACGAGTTCGGCCACGACCTCGGGCTGCCGGACCTGTACGACACCTCCGGCCAGGGCATCGACAACTCGGTCGGCTTCTGGTCCCTGATGTCGTCCGGCTCCTGGCTCGGCGAGGGCAAGGACTCGATCGGCGACAAGCCGAACGACTTCGACGTCTGGAGCAAGCTGCAGCTCGGCTGGCTCAAGTACGACAAGGCCAAGGCCGGCGAGATCTCCGCCCACCTGCTCGGCCCGGTGGAGTACAACTCCAAGCGCCCGCAGGCCCTGGTCGTCGACCTGCCGAACAAGACCGTCACCACCGAGATCAACACCCCGTTCGCGGGTGGCAACGAGTGGTGGAGCGGCAGCGCCGACAACCTCAACGTCACGCTGGCCCGCGACGTGGACCTGACCGGCAAGACCTCGGCGACGCTGTCCGCCAAGGGCTGGTACGACCTCGAGCAGGACTACGACTACGGCTACGCCGAGGTCTCGACCGACGGCGGCGCCAACTGGACCGCCCTGGACGGCACCTTCAACGGCACCGCCCTCCCGAAGGACCCCTCCGGCAAGGCGAGCCTGACCGGTAGCTCCGGCAACAAGTGGGGCGACCTGTCCTTCCCGCTGGACGCCTACGCGGGCAAGGCCGTCAAGGTCCGGTTCCACAACACCACCGACGGTGGCGTGCACAACAAGGGCTTCGCCCTCGACGACATCGTCGTCACCGTCAACGGCACCCCGGTCTTCACCGACGGCGCCGAGAACGGTGACAACGGCTGGACGGCCACCGGCTTCTCGCGCATCACGGGCAAGTTCTCCAAGGACTACGCCCAGCACTACCTGGTCGAGAACCGTCAGTACGTCTCGTACGACCAGACCCTGAAGACCGGTCCGTACAACTTCGGCTTCAGCACCACCAAGCCCGACTGGGTGGAGCACTACGCCAACCAGAACGGCCTGCTGATCTGGCTGTGGGACCAGTCCCAGACCGACAACAACGTGGCCAACCACCCGGGCCAGGGCCTGGTCCTGCCGATCGACTCGCACCCGACGCCGATCAAGTGGACCGACGGCACCCTGATGCGTCCGCGCCTCCAGGGCTACGACTCCCCGTTCGGCTTCGAGCGCACCGACGGCCTGAACCTCCACAAGGCCGATGTCGCCGCCAACGTGCCGTCCGAGAAGGGCGTCCGCACCTTCAACGACCACACCGGCAAGTACTGGGACGCCTCGAACCAGTACAGCAGCGTCCAGGTGCCCGACACCAACACCCGCATCTCGGTCATCTACGAGAGCCTCAACAAGCTCGAGACCCTGGTGCTCGTCACGCCGGCCAAGTGA
- a CDS encoding amino-acid N-acetyltransferase, giving the protein MEVTIRRARTTDVRAVRRLIDGYSRDGILLDKPTVTLFESVQEFWVAERDDTGLVVACGALHVMWEDLAEVRTLAVDPSCLGKGIGHLLLEKLLQTARWLGVRRIFCLTFEVAFFAKHGFVEIGELYETDDGTTDPAAIATDVYEELLRSYDEGVAEFLDLERVKPNTLGNSRMLLHL; this is encoded by the coding sequence ATGGAGGTCACCATCCGCCGGGCGCGGACCACGGACGTGCGCGCAGTACGGCGGCTCATCGACGGCTACTCTCGCGACGGCATTCTGCTCGACAAGCCCACCGTCACGTTGTTCGAATCCGTGCAGGAGTTCTGGGTGGCCGAACGCGACGACACCGGCCTGGTCGTCGCCTGCGGCGCACTGCACGTGATGTGGGAGGACCTGGCCGAGGTGCGCACCCTCGCCGTGGACCCGTCCTGCCTGGGCAAGGGCATCGGGCACCTGTTGCTGGAGAAGCTGCTGCAGACCGCACGCTGGCTGGGCGTACGTCGGATTTTCTGCTTGACGTTCGAGGTGGCCTTCTTCGCGAAACACGGTTTCGTCGAGATCGGCGAACTCTACGAAACCGACGATGGTACGACAGACCCGGCGGCGATCGCTACGGATGTCTATGAGGAACTTCTGCGTTCGTACGACGAAGGTGTGGCGGAGTTCCTCGACCTCGAGCGGGTGAAGCCCAACACCCTGGGCAACTCTCGGATGCTGCTGCACCTCTGA
- a CDS encoding ATP-dependent Clp protease ATP-binding subunit, whose protein sequence is MFERFTDRARRVVVLAQEEARMLNHNYIGTEHILLGLIHEGEGVAAKALESLGISLEAVRQQVEEIIGQGQQAPSGHIPFTPRAKKVLELSLREALQLGHNYIGTEHILLGLIREGEGVAAQVLVKLGADLNRVRQQVIQLLSGYQGGGKESATAGGPAEGTPSTSLVLDQFGRNLTQAAREAKLDPVIGREKEIERVMQVLSRRTKNNPVLIGEPGVGKTAVVEGLAQAIVKGEVPETLKDKQLYTLDLGALVAGSRYRGDFEERLKKVLKEIRTRGDIILFIDELHTLVGAGAAEGAIDAASILKPMLARGELQTIGATTLDEYRKHLEKDAALERRFQPIQVAEPSLPHTIEILKGLRDRYEAHHRVSITDAALVAAATLADRYISDRFLPDKAIDLIDEAGSRMRIRRMTAPPDLREFDEKIADVRREKESAIDAQDFEKAASLRDDEKQLLQAKAKREKEWKAGDMDVVAEVDEELIAEVLATATGIPVFKLTEEESSRLLRMEDELHKRVIGQKDAIKALSQAIRRTRAGLKDPKRPGGSFIFAGPSGVGKTELSKTLAEFLFGDEDALISLDMSEFSEKHTVSRLFGSPPGYVGYEEGGQLTEKVRRKPFSVVLFDEVEKAHPDIFNSLLQILEDGRLTDSQGRVVDFKNTVIIMTTNLGTRDISKGFNLGFAATGDTATGYERMKAKVGEELKQHFRPEFLNRVDDIVVFHQLSEEDIIQIVDLMIDKVDSRLKDRDMGLELSIEAKKLLAKRGYDPLLGARPLRRTIQREIEDHLSEKILFGELRAGHIVVVGVEGEGKEAKFTFRGEEKSPVADTPAAVASTGPDLTK, encoded by the coding sequence ATGTTCGAGAGGTTCACCGACCGCGCGCGGCGGGTTGTCGTCCTGGCTCAGGAAGAAGCCCGGATGCTCAACCACAACTACATCGGCACCGAGCACATCCTCCTGGGCCTGATCCACGAGGGTGAGGGTGTCGCCGCTAAGGCCCTGGAGAGCCTCGGGATTTCGCTCGAGGCGGTCCGCCAGCAGGTCGAGGAGATCATCGGCCAGGGCCAGCAGGCCCCGTCCGGTCACATTCCCTTCACCCCCCGGGCGAAGAAGGTGCTGGAGCTGTCGCTCCGCGAGGCCCTTCAGCTCGGCCACAACTACATCGGCACCGAGCACATCCTGCTCGGCCTGATCCGCGAGGGCGAGGGCGTCGCCGCCCAGGTCCTGGTGAAGCTGGGCGCCGACCTGAACCGGGTGCGCCAGCAGGTCATCCAGCTGCTCTCCGGTTACCAGGGCGGTGGCAAGGAGTCGGCCACGGCCGGCGGGCCCGCCGAGGGCACCCCGTCGACCTCGCTGGTCCTCGACCAGTTCGGCCGGAACCTCACCCAGGCCGCCCGCGAGGCCAAGCTCGACCCGGTCATCGGGCGCGAGAAGGAGATCGAGCGGGTCATGCAGGTGCTGTCCCGCCGCACCAAGAACAACCCCGTGCTGATCGGTGAGCCCGGCGTCGGCAAGACCGCGGTCGTCGAGGGCCTGGCCCAGGCGATCGTCAAGGGCGAGGTCCCGGAGACGCTGAAGGACAAGCAGCTCTACACCCTCGACCTGGGCGCGCTGGTTGCCGGCTCCCGCTACCGCGGTGACTTCGAGGAGCGCCTGAAGAAGGTGCTCAAGGAGATCCGCACCCGCGGCGACATCATCCTGTTCATCGACGAGCTGCACACCCTGGTCGGCGCGGGCGCCGCCGAGGGCGCCATCGACGCCGCCAGCATCCTCAAGCCGATGCTGGCCCGTGGCGAGCTGCAGACCATCGGTGCGACGACTCTCGACGAGTACCGCAAGCACCTGGAGAAGGACGCCGCGCTGGAGCGCCGCTTCCAGCCGATCCAGGTCGCGGAGCCGTCGCTGCCGCACACCATCGAGATCCTCAAGGGCCTGCGCGACCGCTACGAGGCGCACCACCGCGTCTCCATCACGGACGCCGCCCTGGTCGCCGCCGCCACCCTGGCCGACCGGTACATCTCGGACCGCTTCCTGCCGGACAAGGCGATCGACCTGATCGACGAGGCCGGTTCCCGGATGCGCATCCGCCGGATGACCGCGCCGCCGGACCTGCGCGAGTTCGACGAGAAGATCGCCGACGTCCGCCGCGAGAAGGAGAGCGCGATCGACGCGCAGGACTTCGAGAAGGCCGCGTCCCTGCGAGACGACGAGAAGCAGCTTCTGCAGGCCAAGGCCAAGCGGGAGAAGGAGTGGAAGGCCGGCGACATGGATGTCGTCGCCGAGGTGGACGAGGAGCTGATCGCCGAGGTTCTGGCGACGGCCACCGGCATCCCGGTCTTCAAGCTCACCGAGGAGGAGTCCTCCCGCCTGCTGCGCATGGAGGACGAGCTGCACAAGCGCGTCATCGGCCAGAAGGACGCCATCAAGGCGCTCTCCCAGGCCATCCGGCGTACGCGTGCGGGCCTCAAGGACCCGAAGCGCCCCGGTGGCTCGTTCATCTTCGCCGGCCCGTCCGGTGTCGGTAAGACCGAGCTGTCCAAGACGCTCGCCGAGTTCCTGTTCGGCGACGAGGACGCCCTGATCTCCCTCGACATGTCGGAGTTCAGCGAGAAGCACACCGTCTCGCGGCTCTTCGGCTCGCCCCCCGGCTACGTCGGGTACGAGGAGGGCGGCCAGCTCACCGAGAAGGTGCGCCGCAAGCCGTTCTCGGTCGTCCTGTTCGACGAGGTCGAGAAGGCCCACCCAGACATCTTCAACTCGCTGCTGCAGATCCTGGAGGACGGTCGCCTGACCGACTCCCAGGGCCGGGTCGTGGACTTCAAGAACACCGTCATCATCATGACGACCAACCTCGGCACCCGGGACATCTCCAAGGGCTTCAACCTGGGCTTCGCGGCCACGGGTGACACGGCCACCGGGTACGAGCGGATGAAGGCGAAGGTCGGCGAGGAGCTCAAGCAGCACTTCCGCCCCGAGTTCCTGAACCGTGTCGACGACATCGTGGTCTTCCACCAGCTGTCCGAGGAAGACATCATCCAGATCGTCGACCTGATGATCGACAAGGTGGACAGCCGCCTCAAGGACCGCGACATGGGCCTGGAGCTCAGCATCGAGGCCAAGAAGCTGCTCGCCAAGCGCGGCTACGACCCGCTGCTCGGTGCCCGTCCGCTGCGCCGCACCATCCAGCGCGAGATCGAGGACCACCTCTCCGAGAAGATCCTCTTCGGCGAGCTGCGGGCCGGCCACATCGTGGTCGTCGGCGTGGAGGGCGAGGGCAAGGAAGCCAAGTTCACCTTCCGCGGCGAGGAGAAGTCGCCGGTGGCGGACACTCCGGCGGCCGTCGCCTCGACCGGTCCGGATCTGACGAAGTAG
- the lysX gene encoding bifunctional lysylphosphatidylglycerol synthetase/lysine--tRNA ligase LysX has product MSDQSTVPATDDLPEQMRVRREKLDRLRAAGIDPYPVGFPRTTTIADLRAKHPDLEPDTATGERVGVTGRVVLARTGGKLCFATLRDGSGDLQVMFSLDKLGEERLAAWKADIDLGDQVGVEGEVITSRRGELSVMVDRWELTAKCLRPLPDKHKGLTDPEARVRQRYVDLIVNPEAREMLQLRTKVVRSIRRTYEDRGYLEVETPMLQPIHGGANARPFLTHINAYDIDLYLRIATELYLKRLVVGGAEKVFEINRNFRNEGADATHNPEFTALESYEAYGDYDTQAELIRAIIINAAMDALGTTVVRGIGPDGQEHEIDLAEPWAEVSVYPGISQHLGVEVTPETGVEELRKLADDAGVPWEKEWGHGQIVLEMIERLLEHHAIKPTFIKDYPTEVSPLTRRHRSIPGVAEKWDLVIFGTEIGTAYSELIDPVEQRARLTAQSLLAAGGDVEAMQLDEDFLRALEYAMPPTGGLGLGVDRLIMLLTGKNIRETVLFPLVKPEAKAPKADAETADTEE; this is encoded by the coding sequence GTGAGCGATCAGAGCACCGTCCCCGCGACCGACGACCTTCCCGAGCAGATGCGCGTCCGGCGCGAGAAGCTGGACCGGCTCCGGGCGGCCGGCATCGACCCGTACCCGGTCGGCTTCCCCCGTACCACCACCATCGCCGACCTGCGGGCCAAGCACCCCGACCTGGAGCCGGACACCGCGACCGGCGAGCGCGTCGGCGTGACCGGCCGGGTCGTCCTGGCCCGTACCGGTGGCAAGCTCTGCTTCGCCACCCTGCGCGACGGCTCGGGCGACCTCCAGGTGATGTTCTCCCTGGACAAGCTGGGCGAGGAGCGGCTGGCGGCCTGGAAGGCGGACATCGACCTGGGCGACCAGGTCGGCGTCGAGGGCGAGGTGATCACCTCCCGCCGCGGCGAGCTGAGCGTGATGGTGGACCGCTGGGAGCTCACCGCCAAGTGCCTTCGCCCGCTGCCGGACAAGCACAAGGGCCTGACCGACCCGGAGGCCCGGGTCCGCCAGCGGTACGTGGACCTGATCGTGAACCCCGAGGCGCGCGAGATGCTCCAGCTGCGCACCAAGGTGGTCCGCTCGATCCGCCGCACCTACGAGGACCGCGGCTACCTCGAGGTCGAGACCCCGATGCTGCAGCCGATCCACGGCGGCGCCAACGCGCGTCCGTTCCTGACGCACATCAACGCGTACGACATCGACCTCTACCTGCGCATCGCCACCGAGCTCTACCTCAAGCGCCTGGTGGTCGGCGGCGCCGAGAAGGTCTTCGAGATCAACCGGAACTTCCGCAACGAGGGCGCCGACGCGACCCACAACCCGGAGTTCACGGCCCTGGAGTCGTACGAGGCTTACGGCGACTACGACACCCAGGCCGAGCTGATCCGCGCGATCATCATCAACGCCGCCATGGACGCCCTCGGCACCACCGTGGTCCGCGGCATCGGCCCGGACGGCCAGGAACACGAGATCGACCTGGCCGAGCCGTGGGCCGAGGTCTCCGTCTACCCCGGCATCTCCCAGCACCTCGGTGTCGAGGTGACCCCGGAGACCGGCGTCGAGGAGCTGCGCAAGCTCGCCGACGACGCCGGTGTGCCGTGGGAGAAGGAGTGGGGCCACGGCCAGATCGTCCTGGAGATGATCGAGCGGCTGCTCGAGCACCACGCGATCAAGCCGACCTTCATCAAGGACTACCCGACCGAGGTCTCCCCGCTGACCCGCCGGCACCGCTCGATCCCGGGCGTGGCTGAGAAGTGGGACCTGGTGATCTTCGGTACCGAGATCGGCACCGCGTACTCCGAGCTGATCGACCCGGTCGAGCAGCGCGCCCGCCTCACCGCGCAGTCCCTGCTGGCCGCCGGCGGCGACGTCGAGGCGATGCAGCTGGACGAGGACTTCCTGCGGGCCCTCGAGTACGCGATGCCGCCGACCGGTGGCCTCGGGCTCGGCGTGGACCGCCTGATCATGCTGCTCACCGGCAAGAACATCCGCGAGACGGTGCTCTTCCCGCTCGTGAAGCCTGAGGCCAAGGCCCCCAAGGCCGACGCCGAGACCGCAGACACCGAGGAGTGA
- a CDS encoding aldehyde dehydrogenase family protein, whose translation MTAPQLKPGTSWSETYARCVRTAPEAFTPDGLLNLVRGEWRALGIAGEHTTPLDGTPIPGPPRVGIEEAQSAVAFAIAQHAAWGKVPLDERKAKVAAAVDGLAEQRDLLALLLVWEIGKPWRLACADVDRALDGVRWYLDNIDRQLGDRTPLPGPVSNIASWNYPMSVQVHAELVQLLAGNAVVAKTPSQGGFHCLTLAHAVMHRAGLPVTLISGQGGRIADALIRAEGLGALAFVGGRANGRKAATALADLNRRHFLEQEGLNTWGVWDYSDWPALAAHLRKGFEYAKQRCTAYPRYVVQRSLFPAFLETYLGVLGGLRFGHPLAVAAPDDPLPELDFGPVIHAAKAAELRAHFDTAVAARAVPLHRGSLDDGTFLPGQSRDAYLAPAAVLNPPASWALHHSEPFGPLDSIVLVDTESELLAAMNAGNGSLVASLATDDLAFADRVAPDLLAFKVGINKPRSRGDREEVFGGLGASWKGAFVGGDLLVQAVTHGPEGPDEKLYGNFPSYSLYPPR comes from the coding sequence ATGACGGCACCGCAGCTCAAGCCCGGCACATCCTGGTCCGAGACGTACGCCCGCTGCGTACGGACCGCCCCCGAAGCCTTCACCCCCGACGGTCTGCTCAACCTGGTGCGCGGCGAGTGGCGCGCCCTCGGCATCGCCGGCGAGCACACCACCCCACTGGACGGCACCCCGATCCCGGGCCCACCCCGGGTCGGCATAGAGGAGGCGCAGAGCGCCGTCGCGTTCGCCATCGCCCAGCACGCGGCCTGGGGGAAGGTCCCGTTGGACGAGCGCAAGGCCAAGGTCGCCGCGGCGGTCGACGGTCTGGCCGAGCAGCGCGACCTGCTGGCCCTGCTGCTGGTCTGGGAGATCGGCAAGCCCTGGCGGCTTGCCTGTGCCGACGTCGACCGCGCGCTGGACGGCGTGCGCTGGTACCTCGACAACATCGACCGTCAACTCGGCGACCGCACCCCGCTCCCGGGCCCGGTCTCCAACATCGCCAGCTGGAACTACCCGATGAGCGTGCAGGTGCACGCGGAGCTGGTCCAGCTGCTGGCCGGCAACGCGGTGGTGGCCAAGACCCCGTCCCAGGGCGGCTTCCACTGCCTCACCCTGGCCCATGCCGTGATGCACCGGGCCGGCCTGCCGGTCACCCTGATCTCCGGCCAGGGCGGCCGGATCGCCGATGCGCTGATCCGGGCCGAGGGCTTGGGCGCGCTCGCCTTCGTCGGCGGACGGGCCAACGGCCGCAAGGCCGCGACCGCGCTCGCCGACCTGAACCGCCGTCACTTCCTGGAGCAGGAGGGTCTGAACACCTGGGGCGTCTGGGACTACAGTGACTGGCCCGCGCTGGCCGCGCACCTGCGCAAGGGCTTCGAGTACGCCAAGCAGCGCTGCACCGCCTACCCGCGCTACGTCGTCCAGCGCTCGCTCTTCCCGGCCTTTCTGGAGACCTACCTCGGTGTGCTCGGCGGCCTGCGCTTCGGTCACCCGCTGGCCGTCGCCGCTCCCGACGACCCGCTGCCGGAGCTCGACTTCGGCCCGGTCATCCACGCGGCCAAGGCGGCCGAGCTCCGGGCCCACTTCGATACGGCCGTCGCCGCCCGGGCCGTCCCGCTGCACCGGGGCAGCCTCGACGACGGAACGTTCCTCCCGGGCCAGTCCCGTGACGCCTACCTGGCCCCCGCGGCTGTCCTCAACCCGCCCGCCAGCTGGGCCCTGCACCACTCGGAGCCGTTCGGCCCGCTCGACTCCATCGTCCTGGTCGACACCGAGTCCGAGCTCCTCGCCGCCATGAACGCCGGCAACGGCTCCCTGGTCGCCTCCCTGGCCACCGACGACCTCGCCTTCGCCGACCGGGTCGCCCCCGACCTCCTCGCCTTCAAGGTCGGTATCAACAAGCCCCGCAGCCGCGGTGACCGTGAGGAGGTCTTCGGTGGGCTGGGCGCCTCCTGGAAGGGGGCGTTCGTCGGCGGCGACCTGCTCGTCCAGGCCGTCACCCACGGCCCGGAGGGCCCGGACGAGAAGCTCTACGGCAACTTCCCGTCCTACTCCCTCTACCCGCCCCGCTGA
- a CDS encoding threonine aldolase family protein has protein sequence MTHASDAVPTPDPRERRFAALRRCDRLLSGVRPQNLRERLAALATDAETAYDLDQRPDIYGDGVVRALEQRVAELLGKPDAAFFPTGTMAQQAALQCWAERSGSRTVAMHPLAHPEVHERKAYSRLSGLHAVWPTTAPRIPTAEELRDSGEQFGTLMLELPLREAGFILPSWEELVAATTALDGTHVHLDGARLWESVYHLGHSLPEIAELADSVYVSFYKTLGGISGAALAGPEDFVRDAKSWRHRYGGQLFQQWPAALSALAGLDRELPRLESYVGHAKVVATALAEAVADTPGARVNPEPPHTHQFQLWLPHPAEALNEANVRLAEEQGLGLFGPWGGRDLPGLSMTEVTVASAALDWTPKEITEAMTAFLTYL, from the coding sequence ATGACCCACGCATCCGACGCCGTGCCGACCCCCGACCCGCGCGAGCGCAGGTTCGCCGCCCTACGGCGCTGCGACAGGCTGCTCTCGGGCGTCCGGCCGCAGAACCTCCGCGAGCGGCTGGCCGCGCTGGCCACGGATGCCGAGACGGCGTACGACCTGGACCAGCGCCCCGACATCTACGGCGACGGCGTCGTCCGCGCCCTCGAACAGCGGGTGGCCGAGCTGCTCGGCAAGCCCGACGCCGCCTTCTTCCCGACCGGGACGATGGCCCAGCAGGCGGCCCTGCAGTGCTGGGCCGAGCGCAGCGGCAGCCGTACGGTGGCGATGCACCCGCTGGCCCACCCCGAGGTGCACGAGCGGAAGGCCTACTCGCGGCTGAGCGGGCTGCACGCGGTCTGGCCGACCACCGCCCCGAGGATCCCCACGGCCGAGGAACTCCGCGACAGTGGCGAGCAGTTCGGCACCTTGATGCTCGAACTCCCACTGCGCGAGGCCGGATTCATCCTCCCCTCCTGGGAGGAGCTGGTCGCCGCCACGACCGCGCTCGACGGCACCCACGTCCACCTGGACGGTGCCAGGCTCTGGGAGTCCGTGTACCATCTCGGCCACTCCCTGCCGGAGATCGCCGAGTTGGCGGACTCCGTCTACGTCTCCTTCTACAAGACGCTCGGCGGCATCAGCGGCGCCGCGCTGGCCGGCCCCGAGGACTTCGTCCGGGACGCGAAGTCATGGCGTCACCGCTACGGCGGCCAGCTCTTCCAGCAGTGGCCCGCCGCCCTCTCCGCCCTCGCGGGGCTGGACCGCGAACTCCCGCGCCTGGAGTCGTACGTCGGCCACGCCAAGGTGGTCGCCACGGCCCTCGCCGAAGCCGTCGCCGACACCCCGGGCGCCCGGGTCAACCCCGAGCCCCCGCACACCCACCAGTTCCAACTCTGGCTCCCCCACCCGGCGGAGGCGCTCAACGAAGCGAACGTACGCCTCGCCGAGGAGCAGGGCCTCGGCCTCTTCGGGCCCTGGGGCGGGCGGGACCTCCCCGGCCTCTCGATGACCGAGGTGACCGTCGCCTCCGCCGCGCTCGACTGGACCCCGAAGGAGATCACCGAGGCGATGACGGCCTTCCTCACCTACCTCTGA
- a CDS encoding histone-like nucleoid-structuring protein Lsr2, whose amino-acid sequence MAQRVQVILEDDLDGGSADETVTFALDGVAYEIDLKSANADKLRGLLAPYVEKGRKQSGRLTSARRSSGRSAGRPAAGAPDTAKIRAWAKENGFEVNDRGRVPSNVREAYERANAA is encoded by the coding sequence GTGGCACAGAGGGTGCAGGTCATTCTTGAAGACGATCTCGACGGCGGTTCGGCGGACGAGACGGTGACGTTCGCTCTCGACGGCGTTGCCTACGAGATCGACCTGAAGAGCGCCAACGCGGACAAGCTGCGCGGCCTGCTGGCCCCGTACGTCGAGAAGGGCCGCAAGCAGAGTGGCCGGCTCACCAGCGCGCGCCGCAGCAGCGGCCGTAGCGCGGGCCGCCCGGCCGCCGGTGCGCCGGACACCGCGAAGATCCGCGCGTGGGCCAAGGAGAACGGTTTCGAGGTCAACGACCGCGGCCGCGTCCCGAGCAATGTCCGTGAGGCGTACGAGCGGGCCAACGCGGCCTGA